In the Bradyrhizobium guangzhouense genome, one interval contains:
- a CDS encoding dihydrodipicolinate synthase family protein — MHPQSLHPHGVFSAALTPLDAELAPDHACFIAHCRYLLDEGCDAIAMLGTTGEANSFSVAERTALLEAVVVGGVKPNQLLPGTGVAAFTETVVLTRHALSVGVETVVMLPPFYYKNVSDDGVYAAYSEIIQRIGDPRLKIVLYHIPQMSMQPISHALIERLRKAFPATIVGIKDSSGDFANMTAMVERFPGFAVLTGADPLLLPLLRKGGAGCITATSNLVARDLAYVFKHFRDSDDDANLAAAQARIVKARELVSRFAQMPSLKALMAERTGHAGWQRLRPPLETLPAAQMKELLASAAASAKAA, encoded by the coding sequence CTGCATCCCCAATCCTTGCACCCACATGGCGTGTTCTCCGCCGCGCTGACGCCGCTCGACGCCGAGCTCGCGCCTGATCACGCGTGCTTCATCGCGCATTGTCGCTACCTGCTGGACGAAGGCTGCGATGCCATCGCGATGCTGGGCACGACGGGGGAGGCCAACTCTTTCTCGGTCGCCGAGCGCACTGCGCTGCTGGAGGCCGTGGTCGTCGGCGGCGTCAAGCCGAACCAGTTGCTGCCGGGCACCGGCGTCGCTGCCTTCACCGAGACCGTCGTGCTGACGCGCCATGCGCTGTCGGTCGGCGTCGAGACCGTGGTGATGCTGCCGCCGTTCTATTACAAGAACGTCAGCGATGACGGCGTCTATGCCGCCTACAGCGAGATCATCCAGCGCATCGGCGATCCCCGGCTCAAGATCGTACTCTATCACATCCCGCAGATGTCGATGCAGCCGATTTCGCACGCGCTGATCGAGCGGCTGCGCAAGGCCTTTCCGGCGACCATAGTCGGCATCAAGGATTCCTCGGGTGATTTTGCCAACATGACCGCGATGGTCGAGCGTTTCCCCGGCTTTGCGGTGCTGACCGGGGCCGACCCGCTGCTGCTGCCGTTGCTACGCAAGGGCGGCGCGGGCTGCATCACCGCGACCTCGAATCTCGTCGCGCGCGATCTTGCCTATGTCTTCAAACATTTCCGCGACAGCGACGACGACGCAAACCTTGCCGCAGCGCAGGCGCGCATCGTGAAGGCGCGCGAGCTGGTCTCGCGCTTCGCACAGATGCCTTCGCTCAAGGCCCTGATGGCCGAGCGCACCGGTCACGCCGGCTGGCAGCGCCTGCGGCCGCCGCTTGAGACCCTGCCGGCCGCTCAAATGAAAGAGTTGCTCGCGAGTGCCGCGGCATCCGCAAAAGCGGCTTAG
- a CDS encoding IclR family transcriptional regulator — MAKVEKKAAKRAAEAAAKTPEPKNPKDNPKNNPKNYVASVGKAFAVLRSFTSEAFELTLSEVAARADLDRGTAFRLIQTLIELGYLQAVPQSRRFRLGVACLDLGYTVLSHGSLRNIVEPLLRDLVPEVGDAASLGILDNGDVIYLARVSAGLDRYKMDRRPGTRIPAYSAALGHAMLAHLPREEQIRRLESRPRVKLSERTLTDLDALLARLDQVKKKGHAVSDGENAYGLRTLATPILDAQGSVIAGLSVTVDAMRMDMPTFRDQALPRLMQLTGKVQELAIKSGLLS; from the coding sequence ATGGCCAAGGTCGAAAAGAAGGCGGCGAAGCGTGCAGCGGAAGCGGCTGCGAAAACGCCCGAGCCCAAGAATCCCAAAGACAATCCCAAGAACAATCCAAAGAATTACGTCGCTTCCGTCGGCAAGGCCTTTGCCGTGCTCAGGAGTTTCACCAGCGAGGCCTTCGAGCTGACATTGAGCGAAGTTGCCGCGCGCGCCGATCTCGACCGCGGCACCGCGTTCCGGCTGATCCAGACCCTGATCGAGCTCGGCTATCTCCAGGCGGTGCCGCAGAGCCGCCGGTTCCGTCTCGGCGTTGCCTGCCTCGACCTCGGTTACACCGTGCTGTCGCACGGATCATTACGAAACATCGTCGAGCCGCTGCTGCGCGATCTCGTGCCCGAGGTCGGCGATGCCGCCTCGCTCGGTATCCTCGATAACGGTGACGTGATTTATCTCGCACGGGTCAGTGCGGGCCTCGACCGCTACAAAATGGATCGCCGGCCGGGCACGCGCATCCCGGCCTACAGTGCGGCGCTGGGTCATGCCATGCTGGCGCACCTTCCGCGCGAGGAGCAGATCCGGCGGCTGGAGTCACGCCCCCGCGTCAAGCTGTCGGAGCGGACGCTGACCGATCTCGATGCCCTGCTCGCCCGGCTCGACCAGGTGAAGAAGAAAGGCCATGCCGTCTCCGACGGCGAGAACGCCTATGGTCTTCGTACGCTGGCGACGCCGATCCTGGACGCCCAGGGTTCTGTCATCGCCGGACTGAGTGTCACGGTGGATGCGATGCGCATGGACATGCCGACCTTCCGCGACCAGGCGCTGCCCAGGTTGATGCAGCTGACGGGCAAAGTGCAGGAGCTCGCGATCAAGTCGGGACTGTTGAGCTGA
- the rnz gene encoding ribonuclease Z — MFALTFLGTSASVPSAERNHPALLLEAGGKRMLIDCGEGTQRQLLRSGAGFRRLDRMLLTHGHLDHVLGIPGLFSTLGLRQASDVMTIHGGPGTLDIVIRMLAGLWGEGRAPISVQFAPLSEGQAVDAGDFTIDCFPVRHRDTDSFGFSFQSPARRHLLSDRLSALDVPDGPLRGELAAGRPISIEGGRTIDPEDVLGPPSGGKKLVVIGDTETTEGLSRHVADADLLVIEATFLDRDVPTARDYGHLTAAEAARFAAANNVRQLVLTHLSGRYEDDEILAEAATIFPSVRIAADLDRIAV, encoded by the coding sequence ATGTTCGCCCTGACGTTCCTTGGCACATCCGCAAGCGTTCCGTCTGCTGAGCGCAACCACCCCGCGCTTCTGCTGGAGGCCGGGGGCAAGCGCATGCTGATCGATTGTGGCGAAGGAACGCAGCGCCAATTGCTGCGGAGTGGCGCCGGCTTTCGGCGGCTCGATCGGATGCTGCTGACGCATGGTCATCTCGATCACGTGCTGGGCATTCCCGGTCTCTTCTCGACTCTGGGCCTGCGACAGGCGTCCGACGTGATGACCATCCATGGCGGCCCGGGGACGCTCGATATCGTGATCCGCATGCTCGCCGGACTCTGGGGCGAGGGGCGGGCGCCGATCTCCGTGCAGTTCGCGCCGCTGTCGGAAGGGCAGGCCGTCGACGCCGGCGACTTCACCATCGACTGCTTTCCGGTCCGTCATCGCGACACCGACAGCTTTGGGTTCTCATTCCAAAGCCCGGCGCGCCGCCATCTGTTGTCCGATCGCCTCTCAGCGCTTGATGTGCCCGATGGACCGCTGCGCGGCGAGCTGGCTGCAGGTCGGCCGATCAGCATTGAAGGCGGCCGGACGATCGATCCGGAGGACGTTCTGGGGCCGCCGAGCGGCGGCAAAAAGCTGGTCGTGATCGGCGACACCGAGACCACCGAGGGACTTTCGAGGCATGTCGCGGATGCCGATCTACTTGTGATCGAGGCGACGTTCCTGGATCGCGATGTGCCGACGGCGCGAGACTACGGCCATCTCACGGCAGCAGAGGCGGCCCGGTTCGCAGCCGCCAACAATGTCCGGCAGCTCGTGCTGACCCATCTCTCGGGTCGCTATGAGGACGACGAGATTCTGGCGGAGGCCGCAACGATCTTTCCGAGCGTCAGGATCGCTGCTGACCTGGATCGTATCGCTGTTTAG
- a CDS encoding antibiotic biosynthesis monooxygenase produces MSGTSDKAGQPVALVIQRRIADEGFAAFARWNGEVGEVLKSWPGFLGQEVVPPQPPAHVDWVTIVRFASPAAARAWLQSEVRAKLIAEVQRHFVGSEDVHILPDTGVERDRAVSAVISFKVPVGLEDAFLKWQQRIQAAEAEFKGFLRHKIERPIPGLHDEWIAILSFDSDANLNAWLDSPLRQKLLKEGARFNAGMNVKRASYGFNFWFPAGKAQAPEQSAGLIWKSNLIVLLVLYPVVYLWGTFISRPLIDSHGVPIWLSLFVGNLVSTQLLGWWLVPAAFKALDWWVTPKATFGRQIAGYALLVGLYAASMGLYALLLTWHWGR; encoded by the coding sequence ATGAGCGGAACATCCGATAAGGCCGGCCAGCCGGTCGCCCTCGTCATCCAGCGCCGGATTGCGGACGAAGGCTTTGCCGCGTTCGCGCGCTGGAACGGCGAGGTCGGCGAGGTGCTCAAGTCATGGCCCGGCTTCCTCGGCCAGGAAGTGGTGCCGCCGCAGCCGCCCGCGCATGTGGATTGGGTGACGATCGTGCGCTTTGCAAGTCCGGCCGCTGCGCGCGCCTGGCTCCAGAGCGAGGTGCGGGCGAAGCTGATCGCGGAGGTGCAGCGCCATTTCGTCGGTTCGGAGGATGTCCATATCCTGCCCGATACCGGCGTCGAGCGCGACCGCGCCGTTTCCGCCGTCATCTCCTTCAAGGTGCCTGTCGGGTTGGAGGATGCCTTCCTCAAATGGCAGCAACGCATCCAGGCCGCCGAAGCCGAGTTCAAAGGGTTTTTGCGTCACAAGATCGAGCGGCCGATCCCCGGCCTGCATGACGAATGGATCGCCATCCTCTCGTTCGACAGCGATGCCAATCTCAATGCGTGGCTCGACTCGCCCTTGCGGCAGAAGCTGCTGAAGGAGGGCGCGCGCTTCAACGCCGGCATGAACGTGAAGCGTGCGAGCTATGGCTTCAATTTCTGGTTCCCGGCCGGCAAGGCCCAGGCACCGGAGCAAAGTGCGGGCTTGATCTGGAAGAGCAATCTCATCGTCCTCCTGGTGCTTTATCCCGTGGTCTATCTCTGGGGCACGTTCATCAGCAGGCCATTGATCGATAGCCACGGTGTGCCCATCTGGCTGTCGCTGTTCGTCGGCAATCTCGTGAGCACCCAGCTGCTCGGCTGGTGGCTCGTGCCAGCTGCCTTCAAGGCGCTCGATTGGTGGGTCACGCCGAAGGCCACGTTTGGTCGCCAGATCGCCGGCTATGCACTGCTTGTCGGGCTTTACGCCGCGTCAATGGGGCTATACGCACTGCTGCTCACGTGGCATTGGGGACGGTGA
- the guaD gene encoding guanine deaminase — protein sequence MTTVGIRGTFFDFVDDPWKHVGNEQAAARFHQDGLMVVTDGVIKAFGPYEKIAAAHPGVEITHIKDRIVVPGFIDGHIHLPQTRVLGAYGEQLLPWLQKWVYPEELKYRDRNYAREGVKRFLDALLASGTTTCQAFTSSSPVSTEELFEEAARRNMRVIAGLTGIDRNAPADFIDTPENFYRDSKRLIAQYHNKGRNLYAITPRFAFGASPELLKACQRLKHEHPDCWVNTHISENPAECSGVLVEHPDCQDYLGVYEKFDLVGPKFSGGHGVYLSNNEFRRMSKKGAAVVFCPCSNLFLGSGLFRLGRATDPEHRVKMSFGTDVGGGNRFSMISVLDDAYKVGMCNNTLLDGSIDPTRKDLAEAERNKLSPYRGFWSITLGGAEGLYIDDKLGNFEPGKEADFVALDPNGGQSAQAWHQSLIADGAGPRTMDEAASMLFAVMMVGDDRCVDETWVMGKRLYKKS from the coding sequence ATGACCACCGTCGGTATTCGCGGCACGTTCTTCGACTTCGTCGACGATCCCTGGAAGCACGTCGGCAACGAGCAGGCCGCAGCGCGCTTCCATCAGGACGGCCTCATGGTCGTCACCGACGGCGTCATCAAGGCGTTCGGTCCCTACGAGAAGATCGCGGCCGCGCATCCGGGCGTCGAGATCACGCACATCAAGGACCGCATCGTCGTTCCGGGCTTCATCGACGGTCACATCCATCTGCCGCAGACCCGCGTGCTAGGGGCCTATGGCGAGCAGCTGCTGCCCTGGCTGCAGAAGTGGGTCTATCCGGAAGAGCTCAAATACCGCGATCGCAACTACGCGCGCGAGGGCGTGAAGCGTTTCCTCGACGCGCTGCTCGCTTCCGGCACCACCACGTGCCAGGCGTTCACGAGCTCCTCGCCGGTCTCGACCGAAGAACTGTTCGAGGAAGCGGCCCGCCGCAACATGCGCGTCATCGCGGGCCTCACCGGCATCGATCGCAACGCGCCAGCCGATTTCATCGATACGCCCGAGAATTTCTATCGCGACAGCAAGCGGCTGATCGCGCAGTATCACAACAAGGGCCGCAATCTCTATGCCATCACGCCGCGCTTCGCCTTCGGTGCCTCGCCGGAACTGCTGAAGGCGTGCCAGCGTCTCAAGCACGAACATCCCGACTGCTGGGTCAACACCCACATTTCCGAGAACCCTGCCGAATGCAGCGGCGTGCTGGTCGAGCATCCCGACTGCCAGGACTATCTCGGCGTCTATGAGAAGTTCGACCTGGTCGGTCCAAAATTCTCCGGCGGCCACGGCGTCTACCTTTCCAACAACGAGTTTCGCCGCATGTCGAAGAAGGGCGCGGCGGTGGTGTTCTGTCCGTGCTCGAACCTGTTCCTCGGTAGCGGCCTGTTCCGCCTCGGCCGCGCCACCGATCCGGAGCATCGCGTGAAGATGTCGTTCGGCACCGACGTCGGCGGCGGCAACCGCTTCTCGATGATCTCCGTGCTCGACGATGCCTACAAGGTCGGCATGTGCAACAACACGCTGCTCGACGGCAGCATCGATCCCACGAGGAAGGATCTCGCCGAAGCCGAACGCAACAAGCTCTCGCCCTATCGCGGCTTCTGGTCGATCACGCTGGGCGGCGCCGAAGGACTCTATATCGACGACAAGCTCGGCAATTTCGAGCCGGGCAAGGAGGCGGATTTCGTCGCGCTCGACCCGAATGGCGGCCAGAGCGCGCAAGCGTGGCACCAGTCACTGATCGCCGATGGCGCCGGTCCGCGCACGATGGATGAGGCCGCGAGCATGCTGTTCGCCGTCATGATGGTCGGCGACGATCGCTGCGTCGACGAGACCTGGGTGATGGGCAAGCGTCTCTACAAGAAGAGCTAA
- a CDS encoding multidrug effflux MFS transporter, translating into MTALASDAGCAKRGIVPILLCVVPFSQIPLDAYTPGLPQMVVDLATDAASMQNTVTAYMLGMSLALVPVGIASDTLGRRNVLLAGLAMLIAMSVACAMATSASLLLGLRFLQGIGGCTCLVVAYAVAADCYRGRELTAISGLLGAAWGLAPVLAPAAGGFIVDLTSWRGVFVIIAIAAAIVATIVVCLLPETLPADRRAPFDPRRTAGILRDALMRPGFLAFVLVFAAAASAQLAFGVVAPFFYQSGLGYSAAIYGLVALGLGGVNLAGELGCAHFAQLLPARMLGFGAFALFLAGAGVLTVTGMTLGLDFVSITSGGALVLGGCGVLCPMMYGMGLGLFERDHGLIGGLISALCYLAVSGAMAIAAVLPEETQAPIGLLYLGLCAVAGVLLAISLPAARQATQTQEGITS; encoded by the coding sequence ATGACTGCACTTGCTTCGGACGCCGGTTGCGCGAAGCGGGGGATCGTGCCGATCCTGCTGTGCGTCGTACCGTTCAGCCAGATTCCACTTGATGCCTATACGCCGGGCCTGCCGCAGATGGTGGTGGATCTGGCAACCGACGCGGCGTCGATGCAGAACACCGTCACCGCCTACATGCTCGGCATGAGTCTCGCGCTGGTGCCTGTCGGCATCGCCTCCGACACGCTCGGCCGCCGCAACGTCCTGCTTGCGGGTCTTGCAATGCTCATCGCCATGAGCGTTGCCTGTGCGATGGCCACCAGCGCCTCGCTGCTGCTGGGCTTGCGGTTCCTCCAAGGCATCGGCGGCTGCACCTGTCTCGTGGTTGCCTATGCGGTTGCGGCCGACTGCTACCGCGGCCGCGAGCTGACCGCGATCTCCGGCCTGCTCGGCGCCGCCTGGGGCCTCGCACCGGTGCTTGCGCCGGCGGCCGGCGGCTTCATCGTCGACCTCACATCCTGGCGCGGCGTCTTCGTCATCATCGCCATCGCTGCGGCCATCGTCGCCACGATCGTCGTGTGCCTCCTACCCGAGACCTTGCCTGCGGATCGGCGCGCGCCGTTCGATCCGCGCCGCACCGCCGGCATCCTGCGCGACGCGCTGATGCGTCCGGGCTTCCTCGCCTTCGTGCTGGTCTTCGCGGCGGCAGCGAGCGCGCAGCTGGCGTTCGGCGTCGTCGCGCCGTTCTTCTACCAGAGCGGCCTCGGTTACTCCGCGGCCATCTACGGTCTCGTCGCGCTCGGCCTTGGCGGCGTCAATCTCGCCGGCGAGCTCGGCTGCGCGCATTTCGCGCAGCTCTTGCCGGCCCGGATGCTCGGTTTCGGCGCCTTCGCGCTGTTTCTCGCCGGCGCCGGCGTCCTGACCGTCACAGGCATGACGCTCGGCCTCGACTTCGTGTCGATCACATCAGGCGGCGCACTGGTGCTCGGCGGCTGCGGCGTGCTGTGCCCGATGATGTACGGCATGGGGCTCGGCCTGTTCGAGCGCGACCACGGCCTGATCGGCGGCCTCATCAGTGCGCTCTGCTATCTCGCGGTCAGCGGTGCCATGGCGATCGCCGCGGTGCTGCCCGAAGAGACACAGGCGCCGATCGGATTGCTCTATCTCGGCCTCTGCGCCGTCGCGGGCGTGCTGCTCGCGATCTCGTTGCCCGCAGCGCGCCAGGCCACACAGACACAAGAAGGAATCACATCATGA
- a CDS encoding alpha/beta fold hydrolase, with the protein MDRLLAFGTVNAAQSGEGPPLFLFHSLLSDRASFDAIAPELATSFRTIVPELPGFGRSRTVEGGLAAVADRMAEAVRDAANGAPAIVLGNGYGGFVALQMAIRHPQIAARLVLADSGAAFSEPGREAFRNMARVSREKGLEAITDVAMRRLFAPEFQEQHPELMKDRRAAFLRTDPDVFRAACEALAGLDLRAELATVKVPVLVLVGEHDEATPPPMSHELAAGLPHARLEIIPGCAHVPQLQSPRQFLDALKGFVF; encoded by the coding sequence ATGGACAGGCTTCTTGCCTTTGGAACCGTCAACGCCGCGCAGTCGGGCGAGGGGCCGCCGCTGTTTCTGTTTCACTCGCTATTGTCGGATCGTGCGAGCTTCGACGCGATCGCGCCGGAGCTTGCGACATCGTTTCGGACCATCGTGCCGGAGCTGCCCGGGTTCGGCCGTTCACGCACGGTCGAGGGCGGTCTTGCTGCGGTCGCGGACCGGATGGCTGAGGCAGTGCGGGACGCTGCGAACGGCGCGCCGGCGATCGTACTCGGCAACGGCTATGGCGGCTTCGTCGCCTTGCAGATGGCGATCCGGCATCCCCAAATCGCCGCCAGGCTCGTTCTCGCCGACAGCGGCGCTGCATTCTCCGAGCCCGGCCGCGAAGCGTTTCGCAACATGGCGAGGGTGTCGCGCGAGAAGGGGCTGGAGGCGATCACCGACGTCGCCATGCGACGCCTGTTCGCGCCGGAGTTTCAGGAGCAGCATCCTGAGCTGATGAAGGATCGTCGTGCAGCGTTCCTGCGGACGGATCCCGATGTCTTCCGTGCCGCGTGCGAGGCATTGGCCGGCCTCGATCTCCGCGCTGAACTCGCCACGGTGAAAGTTCCGGTCCTCGTTCTGGTCGGTGAGCATGATGAAGCGACCCCGCCGCCGATGTCGCACGAGCTCGCCGCCGGATTGCCGCATGCCAGGCTCGAGATCATTCCGGGCTGCGCGCACGTGCCGCAGCTGCAATCGCCGCGGCAGTTTCTCGATGCTCTCAAGGGCTTCGTGTTCTGA
- a CDS encoding GntR family transcriptional regulator, translating into MLLRENIYDLLRADILACRLAPGDEMREQDLAERYEVSRQPVRDALLRLQREHLVTVQPRQGYRVTPISLSDARDLLRFRLALEPACVAEAIESAPDSVLKSLDEFRRFSGNHEDFIAYNRGFHTALAHASGNRRMATALCDLIGQADRLVRVSISNLKGHDPAKLVAEHVALIDAMQSRETRTAARIIKAHIGATEKRVLPALKRNAVIVEERSS; encoded by the coding sequence ATGCTTTTGCGCGAGAATATCTACGATCTTCTGAGAGCTGATATTTTAGCGTGTCGCCTTGCACCAGGCGATGAAATGCGCGAGCAGGACCTCGCCGAGCGCTACGAGGTGAGCCGGCAGCCGGTGCGGGATGCCCTTTTGCGGCTGCAGCGCGAGCACCTCGTCACGGTGCAGCCGCGCCAGGGCTATCGGGTCACACCGATCTCGCTCTCGGATGCCCGCGACCTCCTGCGCTTCCGCCTTGCGCTGGAGCCGGCCTGCGTCGCCGAGGCGATCGAAAGCGCGCCCGACAGCGTCTTGAAATCGCTCGACGAGTTTCGCCGCTTCTCGGGCAACCACGAGGACTTCATCGCCTACAACAGGGGCTTCCACACCGCGCTGGCCCATGCCTCCGGCAATCGCCGCATGGCCACCGCGCTGTGCGATTTGATCGGCCAGGCCGATCGGCTGGTCCGCGTCAGTATCTCCAATTTGAAGGGGCACGACCCGGCAAAGCTCGTCGCCGAGCACGTCGCCCTGATCGACGCCATGCAGAGCCGCGAAACGCGAACCGCGGCACGCATCATCAAGGCCCATATCGGAGCCACCGAGAAGCGCGTCCTGCCGGCGCTCAAGCGCAACGCCGTCATCGTCGAAGAGAGGTCATCATGA
- a CDS encoding aldehyde dehydrogenase, whose protein sequence is MNVPSKPASIGVEIHGNFIDGREVEAGNGAMLDVRNPATGDVIARIPNSTAADIDRAMKSARAAFEGKAWGGMDTRARARLVNKLADAFEANLDSLYRLETLNNGRPINETRAQLSRLPDFFRYFAGVALSRRDSVIPVEGAYLNYTLRTPIGIVANCTPFNHPLMILCKSLAVVLATGCVTVVKPSEYTPLTTLKLAQIFTEAGLPPGVFNIVLGLGQSAGKMLAEHGDINKLVLTGGTEAGRIAGSAAAKVFAHQTMELGGKTPVMVFDDFDVDRAVNYAAFGAFIGAGQTCVCASRHIVQASIYDEFVEKLKAKTRTIRIGDPFDASTQLGPVISARQRDRVLTYSGYGHQDGARLVTGGVAAKVPGHENGYFVEPTVFADVSSDMRIFQEEVFGPFTSVTPFKDEADALRLANDSPFGLAAAIRTRDVARAHRVAASVKAGIVWVNDHHRLDPASPWGGVDDSGIGRECGTESFDDHFNTKSVMVATHEQPFDWYRDTASQKRLN, encoded by the coding sequence ATGAACGTTCCGTCGAAACCCGCCTCGATCGGCGTCGAAATCCACGGCAATTTCATCGATGGCCGCGAGGTCGAAGCCGGCAATGGCGCGATGCTGGACGTCCGCAATCCCGCGACCGGCGATGTGATCGCGCGTATTCCCAACTCGACCGCGGCGGACATCGACCGCGCCATGAAAAGCGCGCGCGCCGCGTTCGAAGGCAAGGCCTGGGGCGGCATGGACACGCGCGCACGCGCCCGACTGGTCAACAAGCTTGCCGATGCCTTCGAGGCCAATCTCGACAGTCTGTACCGGCTCGAGACCCTCAACAACGGCCGCCCGATCAACGAGACCCGCGCCCAGCTCTCCCGCCTGCCCGATTTCTTCCGTTACTTTGCTGGCGTCGCGCTGTCGCGCCGCGATTCCGTGATCCCCGTCGAAGGCGCCTATCTCAACTACACGCTCCGTACCCCCATCGGCATCGTTGCCAATTGCACGCCGTTCAATCATCCTTTGATGATCCTGTGCAAATCGCTCGCCGTGGTGCTGGCGACCGGCTGCGTCACCGTGGTCAAGCCGTCCGAATACACGCCGCTGACGACCTTGAAGCTCGCGCAAATCTTCACCGAGGCCGGCCTGCCGCCGGGAGTCTTCAATATCGTTCTCGGTCTCGGCCAGAGCGCCGGCAAGATGCTCGCCGAGCATGGCGACATCAACAAGCTGGTTTTGACCGGCGGCACCGAGGCCGGCCGCATCGCCGGCAGCGCGGCCGCCAAGGTGTTTGCGCATCAGACCATGGAGCTCGGCGGCAAGACGCCGGTGATGGTGTTCGACGATTTCGACGTCGACCGCGCCGTCAATTACGCAGCGTTCGGCGCCTTCATCGGCGCCGGACAAACCTGCGTCTGCGCCTCGCGCCACATCGTGCAGGCCTCGATCTACGACGAATTCGTCGAGAAGCTGAAGGCCAAGACCCGCACCATCCGCATCGGCGATCCCTTCGATGCGAGCACCCAGCTCGGCCCCGTGATCTCGGCGCGGCAGCGCGACCGCGTTCTCACCTATTCCGGCTACGGTCACCAAGACGGCGCACGTCTCGTGACCGGCGGCGTGGCCGCCAAGGTGCCGGGGCACGAGAACGGCTATTTCGTCGAGCCGACGGTTTTCGCCGACGTCAGCTCCGACATGCGCATCTTCCAGGAGGAAGTGTTCGGTCCCTTCACCTCGGTGACGCCGTTCAAGGACGAAGCCGATGCGCTGCGGCTGGCCAACGACTCGCCCTTCGGCCTTGCTGCCGCGATCCGCACCCGCGACGTCGCGCGCGCCCACCGTGTCGCCGCCTCCGTCAAGGCCGGCATCGTCTGGGTCAACGATCACCACCGGCTCGATCCGGCCTCGCCCTGGGGCGGCGTCGATGATTCCGGCATCGGCCGCGAATGCGGCACGGAAAGTTTCGACGACCACTTCAACACCAAGAGCGTGATGGTCGCGACGCACGAGCAGCCGTTCGACTGGTATCGCGACACGGCCAGCCAGAAGCGGCTGAACTAG
- a CDS encoding MFS transporter produces the protein MSTSVNAGGRLDRLPIGPFHRRIMMLIGIGMFFDGFDIYIAGTVLSVTLKTGFSTLAQNAVFISATFVGMMLGSFGTGFLGDRYGRRFTYQFNLLLFGIASLAAAFAPNMAFLIACRFVMGVGLGAENVVGYSTMTEFVPARTRGKWLGFTTVCVVTGLPVALLVASVLVPQFGWRSMFVLGGIGALVVWYMRKSLPESPRWLEAVGRTAEAEALMQAIEKEAAQGQPLPAPVAMASAPVAADLGTLFAAPLLSRMIVGAVCLITINTLLYGFVTWLPVFFVKQGLSIATSFGYSLLMALGAPIGSAIGALTADRWGRKPTIIGASLISVALGILYPMISDPILLPAVGFALTVPIYVLVALLFGIYIPELFPTEVRLRASGIVNTLGRGATIVTPFLVVSLFESRGVAGVMALMIGLLVIQIITVWALGIEPRHRSLEELKTEEAAAPVLSEVS, from the coding sequence ATGTCGACATCGGTGAACGCGGGCGGCCGTCTGGATCGGCTGCCGATCGGGCCATTCCATCGTCGCATCATGATGCTGATCGGCATCGGCATGTTCTTCGACGGTTTCGACATCTATATCGCCGGGACCGTGCTGAGCGTGACGCTGAAGACGGGCTTTTCGACCCTCGCCCAGAACGCGGTTTTCATCTCCGCGACCTTCGTCGGCATGATGCTGGGATCATTCGGCACCGGTTTTCTCGGTGACCGCTATGGACGCCGCTTCACCTATCAGTTCAATTTGCTGCTTTTCGGCATCGCGTCCCTGGCCGCCGCGTTCGCGCCAAACATGGCTTTCCTGATTGCCTGCCGCTTCGTGATGGGCGTCGGGCTCGGAGCGGAGAACGTCGTCGGCTATTCGACGATGACGGAATTCGTGCCCGCGCGCACGCGCGGCAAATGGCTCGGCTTCACCACCGTGTGCGTCGTCACCGGTCTGCCCGTCGCGCTGTTGGTCGCATCCGTGCTGGTGCCGCAGTTCGGCTGGCGCTCGATGTTCGTGCTCGGCGGCATCGGCGCGCTCGTCGTCTGGTACATGCGCAAGTCGCTGCCGGAATCGCCGCGCTGGCTGGAAGCGGTCGGACGGACCGCGGAGGCGGAAGCGCTGATGCAAGCCATCGAGAAGGAGGCGGCGCAAGGCCAGCCCTTGCCCGCGCCGGTGGCCATGGCATCGGCCCCGGTCGCGGCCGATCTCGGCACACTGTTCGCTGCCCCCTTACTGTCGCGGATGATCGTCGGTGCGGTCTGCCTCATCACCATCAACACCCTGCTCTACGGCTTCGTCACCTGGCTCCCGGTGTTCTTCGTCAAGCAGGGTCTCTCGATCGCGACATCGTTCGGTTATTCCCTGCTGATGGCACTGGGTGCGCCGATCGGCTCGGCGATCGGTGCGCTGACGGCCGACCGCTGGGGCCGCAAGCCGACCATCATCGGCGCGTCGCTGATCTCGGTGGCGCTGGGTATTCTCTATCCCATGATCTCGGATCCGATCCTGCTGCCGGCCGTAGGCTTTGCGCTGACCGTGCCGATCTACGTCCTGGTCGCGCTGCTGTTCGGCATCTACATCCCCGAGCTGTTTCCGACCGAGGTTCGCCTGCGCGCCTCCGGCATCGTCAACACGCTGGGGCGCGGCGCCACCATCGTTACGCCGTTCCTCGTCGTGTCGCTGTTTGAATCGCGCGGCGTTGCCGGCGTCATGGCGCTGATGATCGGGCTGCTAGTGATTCAGATCATCACGGTCTGGGCTCTGGGCATCGAGCCCAGGCATCGCAGCCTCGAGGAGCTGAAGACGGAGGAAGCGGCGGCGCCGGTTCTGAGCGAGGTGTCTTGA